From the Chloroflexota bacterium genome, the window GATAGTTGACCAGGATGCACCTCTTGCCCGCCTGTTCCGCCGCCTGCCAGATGTACTCGGCCCGCGATAACTGGTTGAGGTTATTCTTGGCCCTATTGGGGAACTTGGGGAAGAGGTTTTCGCTGAAGTTGCGAGGCTGGTCGAAAGGTTCACCAGGCAAATGGACGCCGAAGGTGTTGTTGCCGTGTGTCCCCGTCCAGGCGCCGGTGGCCAGGCTTGTCCAATTGGTCGGTGTATCCACAGGTGGCGAGGAGTACATCGGCGAGTAGACCCCCTCAGCCATCAAACGCTTGATGGCCGGCATGTTTCCCTCAGCCACGAACTTTTCCACCATCTCTGGCATCAGTGCATCCAGCCCAATGAGGATGACCTTCTTGACTCGTTTGGAGTTCATGGATTAGTCCTCCTTATGTCAAAATCGCTGTAGGAGAAACTCCAGCATTAATCAGCTTATTCGTTTTCATCCAAAAGGTCCCGGAGCACCCGCCCTTCCGCCTGGCGCGGCGTGGGGATACCCCAAAAGGCGGCTATGGTAGGGGCCAGGTCGATCAGATGGATCGCCTTCTCCCTTTCCACACCACGTTTGATTCCTGGCCCGGCGAAGACGGTCATCGCCCGCATAGAGCCGATCTTCGCTCGGGAGGTATGAAAGTTGCCATGGTGTCCCCCACGATAGCGTACCTTGGCGAAGGTGATCACATCACCTACCAGCTCACCATGCAAACCAAAGACCTCCGCATCTTCCTTACGAAAGACGATCTGCATTAAGCGCCTGTCAGGATGTCCATCGACCCGGATATCTTCCACTATATTAACCACCTGTTCTACGACCTGGTCGTACTCCTCCGGCTCAACGATGCCGTGCGGCTCTCGACCTTTGAGGTTAACATAGATGTAGCCGTCGTGGATAAGGGCGGCCTTGGTCTTTGACCAATCGATCTTCCGCTTGGGCACGGGCGTGTAGCCCCAGGTCTCCAGGGGTTCCTCTGTTTCCACCGTATTCTTGTAGGCGAGCAGTCCATGCTTTTCTAGTACGCCATTTATGTCTACCCATCGCGGTGCTACGATTTCGGTATGTCCATGGTCTGAAGTGAGAACGATCAGCGTATCCTCATCAGTATGCTTTAGTATCTCACCTATATACTGATCGGCCAGCTCATAGGTTCTGCGAATTACATCGGTGCCCAGATCGTGCAACTCGTGATCGGGATTTAAAGCGGTTAAAAAGGAATGGTCCATATGGTCGATGCCATGCCATTGGGTAGCAAAGAAGTCCCATTTCTTAGTAGTCATCAGATAATCAGCGGCCTTACTTAACCATTCGATCTGATACTCCAGCTCTTCTATAAAGAGCTTGGCTGCTTCTTGAGCATTAATCCAATGCCACCAGTACACCCAACTGATACCACCTATCTCCTGGAAGGGACCTATCCTTTCGGTCAAATCCTGGGCTAGAGCAGGAGGTACGGTCCAACCGGTGACAGGATATACCTGGCTTTGATACAAACGAAAGTCCTTAGCATCGGGCGTGAGGGCAACCAGCTTATAGCGAACACACCCTTCTCGCCTGCCCTCCTCCGTTATAAACTCCAAGCGACACCAATCGCTCCACTCATCGACACCGATGTTGGCCAGGGCATCCTGCACATTTTTTGACGTAGAGATGATTACCCTGTCATACCCTTCACCACGGCTATTCAGGATTAAAGCGTAGAGGGGGCGCACCTCACCATGCGTCGTCGTGAGACGGATGAACCCCTCTAAGGCAGGTCGAGTGGGGTCCGGGATATTCTGCCAACCCGTGGCCGGTCGCAAATCCACACGAAAGCCCATAGGCAGCGCCCGCGGAGGCGGTGCAGCACTGAAGGCGAAGCCCTGGGGCAAGTCGCGATTTCCATACATGCAAC encodes:
- a CDS encoding alkaline phosphatase family protein; translation: MSESKGTESTMVTPVSRDGGAGRPKKVVLIGIDSMTLDLVKRFGGEGVLPNMTNLMARGVTTEAFASLPPGTAMNWNTIATGAHPGTHGTVAMWMHRPGRPLDELESGFFSYYCKAERIWQAAERAGKKPLLLKYTTSWPPTVNHGIQVEGFADPDWSALALAPRCMYGNRDLPQGFAFSAAPPPRALPMGFRVDLRPATGWQNIPDPTRPALEGFIRLTTTHGEVRPLYALILNSRGEGYDRVIISTSKNVQDALANIGVDEWSDWCRLEFITEEGRREGCVRYKLVALTPDAKDFRLYQSQVYPVTGWTVPPALAQDLTERIGPFQEIGGISWVYWWHWINAQEAAKLFIEELEYQIEWLSKAADYLMTTKKWDFFATQWHGIDHMDHSFLTALNPDHELHDLGTDVIRRTYELADQYIGEILKHTDEDTLIVLTSDHGHTEIVAPRWVDINGVLEKHGLLAYKNTVETEEPLETWGYTPVPKRKIDWSKTKAALIHDGYIYVNLKGREPHGIVEPEEYDQVVEQVVNIVEDIRVDGHPDRRLMQIVFRKEDAEVFGLHGELVGDVITFAKVRYRGGHHGNFHTSRAKIGSMRAMTVFAGPGIKRGVEREKAIHLIDLAPTIAAFWGIPTPRQAEGRVLRDLLDENE